Proteins encoded by one window of Oenanthe melanoleuca isolate GR-GAL-2019-014 chromosome 20, OMel1.0, whole genome shotgun sequence:
- the ARFGEF2 gene encoding brefeldin A-inhibited guanine nucleotide-exchange protein 2 isoform X8, whose product MVQGILEDVVESAVKVAEEKQVTEPVKALPALETADTLLSGSSNENVQTNGIPDDGQSVSSTDNLETDVSGHQAAARFSHVLQKDAFLVFRSLCKLSMKPLGEGPPDPKSHELRSKVVSLQLLLSVLQNAGLVFRTHEMFINAIKQYLCVALSKNGVSSVPDVFELSLAIFLTLLSNFKTHLKMQIEVFFKEIFLNILETSSSSFEHKWMVIQTLTRICADAQCVVDIYVNYDCDLNAANIFERLVNDLSKIAQGRSGHELGMTPLQELSLRKKGLECLVSILKCMVEWSKDLYVNPNHQTSLGSYKPSEQEMAEGKCLDTGGRRSSVSSLDSTVSSGVGSVGTQTAVPDDPEQFEVIKQQKEIIEHGIELFNKKPKRGIQYLQEQGMLGTSAEDLAQFLHQEERLCSTQVGEFLGESSKFNKEVMYAYVDQLDFCGKDFVSALRIFLEGFRLPGEAQKIDRLMEKFAARYIECNQRQTLFASADTAYVLAYSIIMLTTDLHSPQVKNKMTKEQYIKMNRGINDSKDLPEEYLSTIYEEIEGKKIAMKETKEYAITTKCSKPSVANEKQRRLLYNLEMEQMAKTAKALMEAVSHAKAPFTSATHLDHVRPMFKLVWTPLLAAYSVGLQNCDDTEVASLCLEGIRCAIRIACIFGMQLERDAYVQALARFSLLTASSSITEMKQKNIDTIKTLITVAHTDGNYLGSSWHEILKCISQLELAQLIGTGVKTRYLSGSGRDREGSIKGYASAGEDFMSLGLGNLVGSGADKRHMASIQESVGETSSQSVVVAVDRIFTGSTRLDGNAIVDFVRWLCAVSMDELAAPHHPRMFSLQKIVEISYYNMSRIRLQWSRIWQVIGDHFNKVGCNPNEDVAIFAVDSLRQLSMKFLEKGELANFRFQKDFLRPFEHIMKKNRSPTIRDMVIRCIAQMVNSQAGNIRSGWKNIFAVFHQAASDHDGNIVELAFQTAAHIVTNIFQQHFPAAIDSFQDAVKCLSEFACNVAFPDTSMEAIRLIRYCAKYVSERPQVLREYTSDDMNVAPGDRVWVRGWFPILFELSCIINRCKLDVRTRGLTVMFEIMKSYGHTFEKHWWQDLFRIVFRIFDNMKLPEQQTEKSEWMTTTCNHALYAICDVFTQFYEALHEFLLPDILAQLHWCVKQDNEQLARSGTNCLENLVILNGQKFSPEVWGQTCNCMLEIFKTTIPHVLLTWKPVGMEEDSSEKHLDLDLDHQSLSSMDKNASERGQSQYSNPTDESWKSGPYTNQKLFAGLLIKCVVQLELIQTIDNIVFYPATSKKEDAEHMAAAQRDTLDADIHIDTEDQGMYKYMSSHHLFKLLDCLQESHSFSKAFNSNYEQRTVLWRAGFKGKSKPNLLKQETSSLACCLRILFRMYVDEKRREAWDAVQRRLLSVCSEALAYFITVNSESHREAWTNLLLLLLTKTLKISDDKFRAHASTYYPYLCELLQFELIPELRVVLRKFFLRIGRLFNVCPAEQRPPLGWAELSLP is encoded by the exons atggtCCAAGGCATTTTGGAAGATGTGGTGGAGTCAGCTGTGAAAG tGGCTGAAGAAAAGCAGGTAACAGAACCTGTCAAGGCTCTGCCTGCATTGGAGACTGCAGATACTCTTTTATCTGGCTCTAGCAATGAAAATGTACAAACAAATGGGATTCCAGATGATGGGCAGTCTGTTTCCTCCACCGATAATCTG GAAACAGATGTATCTGGACATCAAGCTGCTGCCAGATTTTCCCATGTTCTACAAAAGGATGCCTTCCTTGTGTTCAGGTCGTTGTGCAAGCTCTCGATGAAACCTCTGGGGGAAGGACCACCAGATCCCAA ATCCCATGAATTGCGTTCCAAGGTTGTGTCTCTCCAGCTGCTTCTCTCAGTGCTGCAGAATGCTGGTCTGGTCTTCAGGACACATGAAATGTTCATCAATGCAATCAAGCAATATCTTTGTGTAGCATTATCTAAAAATGGAGTATCTTCTGTTCCTGATGTGTTTGAGCTCTCCCTTGCCATCTTCCTCACATTGCTTTCAAATTTTAAGAcccatttaaaaatgcagattgaG GTGTTCTTCAAAGAGATCTTCCTGAATATTCTAGAAACTTCTTCAAGTTCTTTTGAACACAAATGGATGGTGATTCAGACTTTAACAAGAATCTGTGCAG atgCCCAGTGTGTAGTGGATATTTATGTTAACTATGATTGTGATTTAAATGCTGCTAATATATTTGAACGTCTTGTAAATGATTTGTCCAAAATCGCCCAGGGACGAAGTGGGCACGAGCTGGGAATGACACCTTTACAG GAGCTAAGCCTGAGGAAAAAAGGACTTGAATGTTTggtttctattttaaaatgtatggtAGAATGGAGCAAAGACCTTTATGTGAACCCAAATCATCAGACTAGCTTGG GATCATATAAACCATCTGAACAGGAAATGGCTGAAGGGAAATGCCTGGACACTGGAGGGAGACGGAGCAGTGTCAGTTCCTTGGACTCCACTGTGTCATCAGGAGTTGGAAGTGTTGGCACCCAGACTGCTGTCCCAGATGATCCAGAGCAGTTTGAAGTCATcaagcagcaaaaggaaataattgaACATGGGATAGAACT GTTTAATAAAAAACCAAAGAGAGGAATACAGTACCtacaggagcagggaatgcttGGCACTTCAGCAGAGGACCTGGCACAGTTCTTGCACCAAGAGGAACGCCTCTGCTCT ACACAAGTAGGGGAATTTCTTGGGGAAAGCAGCAAGTTTAACAAGGAAGTCATGTATGCCTATGTAGACCAGCTtgatttctgtggaaaagaCTTTGTCTCTGCTCTGCGGATATTTCTGGAAGGTTTTCGTCTGCCAGGGGAAGCCCAGAAGATTGATAGACTGATGGAGAAGTTTGCTGCTAGATACATTGAATGCAACCAACG gcAAACACTGTTTGCTAGTGCAGACACTGCCTATGTTTTGGCATACTCCATTATAATGCTGACTACAGACTTGCACAGTCCACAg gtaaaaaataaaatgaccAAGGAGCAGTACATTAAAATGAATCGAGGAATCAATGACAGTAAAGACCTGCCAGAAGAGTATTTATCCACAATCTATGAAGAAATAGAAGGAAAGAAGATTGCAATGAAAGAGACAAAAGAATATGCAATTACAACCAAGTGTAGTAAACCAA GTGTAGCTAATGAGAAGCAGCGGAGGCTGTTGTACAACTTGGAGATGGAACAAATGGCAAAGACAGCCAAAGCCCTCATGGAGGCAGTGAGCCATGCAAAAGCACCTTTCACCAGTGCCACCCACCTGGACCATGTCAGACCCATGTTCAAA CTTGTCTGGACTCCGCTGCTGGCAGCTTACAGTGTTGGCCTGCAGAACTGTGATGACACAGAAGTGGCGTCCCTGTGTTTGGAAGGAATACGCTGTGCCATTAGGATAGCCTGTATCTTTGGGATGCAG CTCGAACGAGATGCTTATGTGCAGGCCCTTGCTCGCTTTTCCTTGCTGACTGCCAGTTCCAGCattacagaaatgaaacagaagaacATCGATACCATTAAGACACTCATTACAGTTGCTCACACAGATGGCAACTATCTTGGCAGTTCTTGGCATGAG ATCTTGAAATGTATTagccagctggagctggcacagctgatAGGAACTGGTGTGAAAACTCGGTATCTGTCTGGTTCTGGGCGTGACAGGGAAGGCAGCATTAAGGGCTATGCCTCTGCAGGAGAGGACTTCATGAGCCTGGGATTGG GGAACCTGGTTGGGAGTGGGGCTGACAAACGGCACATGGCGAGCATCCAGGAGTCTGTGGGGGAGACCAGCTCCCAGAGCGTGGTGGTAGCAGTGGACAG GATATTCACGGGCTCCACGAGGCTGGACGGCAATGCCATAG TTGACTTTGTGCGCTGGCTGTGCGCCGTGTCCATGGACGAGCTGGCGGCCCCGCACCACCCGCGCATGTTCAGTCTGCAGAAGATCGTGGAGATCTCCTACTACAACATGAGCCGCATCCGCCTGCAGTGGTCCAGGATCTGGCAGGTCATCGGGGACCACTTCAACAAG GTTGGGTGTAACCCTAACGAAGATGTCGCCATCTTTGCTGTAGACTCATTAAGGCAGCTGTCAATGAAATTTCTTGAGAAGGGAGAGTTAGCCAACTTCCGCTTCCAGAAAGACTTCCTAAGGCCTTTTGAGCAtattatgaagaaaaacag ATCTCCAACCATTCGAGACATGGTGATCCGCTGTATTGCTCAGATGGTGAACTCCCAAGCTGGTAACATTCgttcaggctggaaaaacaTCTTTGCAGTCTTTCATCAAGCAGCATCAGACCACGATGGGAACATCGTAGAGCTGGCCTTTCAGACTGCAGCACACATAGTTA caaatatttttcagcagcattttccagcagcaatAGACTCCTTTCAGGATGCAGTGAAATGCCTCTCTGAGTTTGCCTGCAATGTTGCCTTCCCAGACACCAGCATGGAAGCCATCAGGCTTATTCGCTACTGTGCAAAATATGTCTCAGAAAGACCACAG GTATTAAGAGAATACACAAGTGATGACATGAATGTggctcctggggacagggtgtGGGTCAGAGGATGGTTTCCTATTTTGTTTGAGCTTTCTTGTATCATCAATCGTTGCAAGTTAGATGTCCGTACAAG AGGCTTAACAGTGATGTTTGAAATCATGAAGAGTTACGGGCATACCTTTGAAAAGCACTGGTGGCAAGACCTGTTTAGAATTGTGTTTCGGATTTTTGATAACATGAAACTCCCTGAGCAACAAACAGAG AAGTCAGAGTGGATGACCACAACGTGTAACCACGCCCTTTATGCCATCTGTGACGTGTTCACACAGTTCTATGAAGCTCTGCACGAGTTCCTGCTTCCTGACATCCTTGCACAGTTGCACTGGTGTGTAAAACAAG ATAATGAACAGTTGGCACGATCAGGTACAAACTGCCTAGAAAACCTGGTAATACTCAATGGACAGAAATTCAGCCCTGAAGTCTGGGGCCAGACATGCAATTGTATGCTAGAAATCTTCAAAACAACTATTCCTCATGT CTTGCTGACATGGAAGCCTGTAGGAATGGAGGAAGATTCATCTGAAAAACATTTG GATTTGGACCTAGATCACCAGTCTTTAAGCAGCATGGataaaaatgcttctgaaagaGGACAAAGCCAATACTCAAATCCAACAGACGAGAGCTGGAAAAGTGGTCCTTACACAA ATCAAAAACTATTTGCTGGCCTCCTGATCAAGTGTGTGGTACAGCTGGAGTTGATACAGACCATTGATAACATAGTGTTCTATCCAgcaacaagcaagaaggaagaTGCTGAGCACATGGCTGCAGCTCAG CGAGACACGTTGGATGCAGATATCCACATTGACACAGAAGACCAAGGAATGTATAAATATATGTCTTCACATCACCTTTTTAAATTACTGGATTGTCTGCAAGAGTCTCATTCATTTTCAAAAGCCTTTAATTCAAATTATGAGCAGCGAACTGTGTTATGGAGGGCAG GGTTCAAGGGTAAATCAAAGCCCAATCTCCTGAAACAAGAGACCAGCAGCCTGGCGTGCTGCCTGAGGATCCTGTTCCGCATGTACGTGGACGAGAAGCGGCGGGAGGCGTGGGACGCCGTGCAGCGCCGGCTGCTCAg CGTGTGCAGTGAAGCCCTGGCGTATTTTATTACTGTCAACTCGGAAAGCCACAGAGAAGCCTGGACCAATCTCCTGCTGTTGCTTTTaacaaaaaccctaaaaatcaGTGATGACAAG TTCAGGGCACACGCCTCCACCTACTACCCGTACCTGTGCGAGCTGCTGCAGTTCGAGCTGATCCCCGAGCTGCGCGTCGTGCTGCGCAAGTTCTTCCTGCGCATCGGGCGGCTCTTCAACGTCTGCCCCGCGGAGCAGCGCCCCccgctgggctgggctgagctgagcctgccTTAA